A portion of the Streptomyces platensis genome contains these proteins:
- a CDS encoding DUF6777 domain-containing protein: MGSWPGQTPPEEPTQPGYRPPPGGPGKGGGGGGGGGGGRGGGAGAGGPWWRSAPRVAIIATAAVVAVVLIVIFTRPGGGTSEVFAEPAASTGQDPVTKSSAKESSPTPSATPKPAGGGNSTFSGATPGLYGGTENSASCDVEKQISFLTSAPARNQAFAGVLGKQPGDVPSYLRTLTPVQLTYDTRVTNHGFKDGKATTFQSVLQSGTAVMVDSYGVPRVRCKCGNPLTPPVELKGDVKTVGTKWPGYQPSHAVVVKPAKSKIKEFTLRDPQTGKWFKRPEGTTGAEDRTTSAPAETPSGPASSQPPPGQSPPPTPGSTEQPTGGTGNSPTETGGGTGTPGGPTDTSNGGTTTGETSTGTGETTTGTTNGETTTGTTNGETTTGNTNGETTTGNTTGNNTTGNNTTGQSTQGGGSPPST; the protein is encoded by the coding sequence GTGGGCTCATGGCCCGGGCAGACACCGCCGGAGGAGCCCACCCAGCCCGGCTACCGCCCGCCGCCGGGCGGCCCCGGCAAGGGTGGCGGAGGCGGCGGGGGTGGCGGAGGCGGCCGCGGCGGCGGTGCCGGCGCCGGCGGGCCCTGGTGGCGGTCCGCGCCGCGGGTCGCGATCATCGCCACCGCCGCGGTCGTGGCGGTGGTTCTGATCGTCATCTTCACCCGTCCGGGGGGCGGCACCAGTGAGGTGTTCGCCGAACCGGCCGCCTCGACCGGACAGGACCCGGTCACCAAGTCGTCGGCGAAGGAGTCCTCCCCCACCCCCTCCGCCACGCCCAAGCCGGCCGGCGGCGGCAACAGCACGTTCTCGGGTGCGACGCCCGGCCTCTACGGCGGGACCGAGAACAGCGCGAGCTGCGATGTCGAGAAGCAGATCAGCTTTCTGACCAGCGCCCCCGCGAGGAACCAGGCGTTCGCCGGCGTCCTGGGCAAACAGCCGGGGGACGTCCCGTCCTATCTGCGTACCCTGACGCCCGTTCAGCTGACCTATGACACCCGGGTCACCAACCACGGCTTCAAGGACGGCAAGGCCACCACCTTCCAGTCGGTGCTCCAGTCCGGCACCGCGGTGATGGTCGACTCGTACGGGGTGCCACGGGTGCGCTGCAAGTGCGGCAACCCGCTGACGCCGCCGGTCGAGCTCAAGGGTGATGTGAAGACGGTCGGCACCAAGTGGCCCGGATACCAGCCCTCGCACGCGGTGGTCGTCAAGCCCGCGAAGTCCAAGATCAAGGAATTCACCCTGCGCGACCCGCAGACGGGCAAGTGGTTCAAGCGCCCCGAGGGCACCACCGGCGCCGAGGACCGCACGACGTCCGCGCCGGCCGAGACCCCCAGCGGTCCCGCCTCGTCCCAGCCCCCGCCGGGCCAGTCACCGCCGCCCACACCCGGGTCCACCGAACAGCCCACCGGCGGCACCGGCAACTCTCCGACGGAGACCGGCGGCGGGACGGGGACCCCTGGCGGCCCGACCGACACGTCGAACGGCGGGACGACCACGGGGGAAACCTCCACCGGGACCGGTGAGACCACCACCGGCACCACCAACGGGGAAACGACCACCGGCACCACCAACGGGGAAACCACTACGGGCAACACCAACGGGGAAACCACCACCGGCAACACCACCGGCAACAACACCACCGGCAACAACACCACCGGTCAGTCGACCCAGGGCGGTGGCTCACCACCGTCCACCTGA
- a CDS encoding class I SAM-dependent methyltransferase, with product MDRSSERHTDGDRAARLPEEVAAGNTAQAEAWNGDDGEYWVRQRAHQEARYRRLTPRLMAAAGIRADSRVLDIGCGSGGTSLEAARAAAEGAVLGVDLSGPMLAEARKQAATAGLPQATFAQGDAQVHDFGAAAFDAVLSRFGVMFFADPEAAFRNIAHALRPGGRLAFLCWRDLAQNAYLTVPFEALAPYVQPPDFGAPGEPGPFSLADTARIRTLLEGAGFDGISVDAVDEPMWMGTDEDDAVASLTDTPMVRKMLAAADEEARAGALAALRHTMAAHRGPDGVTLGSASWLVTARRR from the coding sequence ATGGACCGGAGCAGCGAGCGGCACACGGACGGGGACCGGGCGGCCCGGCTGCCGGAGGAGGTCGCGGCCGGCAACACCGCCCAGGCCGAGGCCTGGAACGGGGACGACGGGGAGTACTGGGTCCGGCAGCGCGCGCATCAGGAGGCCCGGTACCGCCGGCTCACCCCGCGGCTGATGGCGGCGGCCGGGATCCGGGCGGACAGCCGGGTGCTGGACATCGGATGCGGCAGCGGCGGGACGAGCCTGGAGGCGGCGCGGGCCGCTGCCGAGGGAGCGGTGCTCGGGGTCGATCTGTCGGGGCCGATGCTGGCCGAGGCCCGGAAGCAGGCCGCGACGGCCGGACTCCCGCAGGCCACCTTCGCGCAAGGAGACGCTCAGGTCCACGACTTCGGGGCCGCCGCGTTCGATGCCGTGCTCAGCCGCTTCGGGGTGATGTTCTTCGCCGATCCGGAGGCCGCCTTCCGCAACATCGCCCATGCCCTGCGCCCCGGCGGCCGGCTGGCCTTCCTCTGCTGGCGGGACCTGGCGCAGAACGCCTACCTGACCGTGCCGTTCGAGGCCCTCGCCCCGTATGTGCAGCCGCCGGACTTCGGTGCCCCGGGGGAACCGGGCCCGTTCTCGCTCGCCGACACCGCCCGGATCAGGACGCTGCTGGAGGGTGCCGGATTCGACGGGATCTCGGTCGACGCGGTCGACGAGCCGATGTGGATGGGCACCGACGAGGACGATGCGGTCGCGTCGCTGACCGATACGCCGATGGTCCGCAAGATGCTGGCCGCGGCCGACGAGGAGGCGAGGGCCGGGGCGCTCGCCGCCCTCCGGCACACCATGGCCGCCCACCGGGGCCCGGACGGGGTCACGCTCGGCAGCGCCTCGTGGCTGGTGACGGCCCGGCGGCGGTGA
- a CDS encoding L,D-transpeptidase: MIPALTAAAALLTACGGGADASKADQPATKVTVTPATGKTPAKLGSQISVRADGGKLTSVEVENDKGGKVSGELSGNGAAWKSDGKVMPDTTYTVRTKAKSDGGKESSATSKFTTEKAGKVNKLTNTPSGGQTVGTGMPVSILFDNPIAKDRQAEIEKALKVTTQPKVEGSWGWVKDYSGKDRIDWRPKDYWPSGTKVSVKGALSGLNSGDGGWFARDYNFGFTIGADHKAVIDVPSHTLTMYENGKNVGSITGSAGSPQDPTRGGVHTVRSKNAAETMDSATIGHGSEWMLDSKWVTHLTASGTFLHSAPWNKQLGQVNNSHGCFGMSTSDAKRAYDFLTIGSTVEVKGTTNTNKTDVGNGLEVWQESWQQWQQRSALN; this comes from the coding sequence TTGATACCCGCCCTGACCGCGGCTGCCGCGCTGCTGACCGCGTGCGGCGGCGGCGCCGATGCGTCGAAGGCCGACCAGCCGGCCACCAAGGTGACCGTCACCCCGGCCACCGGAAAGACCCCGGCCAAGCTCGGCTCCCAGATATCCGTACGGGCCGACGGGGGCAAGCTCACCTCGGTCGAGGTCGAGAACGACAAGGGCGGCAAGGTCTCCGGAGAGCTCTCCGGCAACGGCGCGGCATGGAAGTCGGACGGCAAGGTCATGCCGGACACCACGTACACCGTGCGGACGAAGGCCAAGTCCGACGGGGGCAAGGAGTCCTCGGCCACCTCGAAGTTCACCACGGAGAAGGCCGGCAAGGTCAACAAGCTCACCAACACCCCGTCCGGCGGGCAGACCGTGGGCACCGGAATGCCGGTGTCGATCCTCTTCGACAACCCGATAGCCAAGGACCGGCAGGCCGAGATAGAGAAGGCGCTGAAGGTCACCACCCAGCCGAAGGTCGAGGGCTCCTGGGGCTGGGTCAAGGACTACTCCGGCAAGGACCGGATCGACTGGCGGCCCAAGGACTACTGGCCGTCCGGCACCAAGGTCTCCGTGAAGGGCGCACTGTCCGGCCTCAACTCCGGTGACGGCGGCTGGTTCGCCCGGGACTACAACTTCGGCTTCACCATCGGCGCCGACCACAAGGCCGTCATCGACGTCCCCTCGCACACCCTGACGATGTACGAGAACGGCAAGAACGTCGGCAGCATCACCGGCTCCGCGGGCTCCCCGCAGGACCCGACCCGCGGCGGGGTGCACACCGTACGCAGCAAGAACGCGGCCGAGACGATGGACTCCGCCACCATCGGCCACGGCAGCGAGTGGATGCTGGACTCCAAGTGGGTCACCCACCTCACCGCGTCCGGGACGTTCCTGCACTCCGCCCCGTGGAACAAGCAGCTCGGCCAGGTCAACAACAGCCACGGCTGCTTCGGCATGAGCACCTCGGACGCCAAGAGGGCCTATGACTTCCTGACGATCGGCTCCACGGTCGAGGTGAAGGGCACCACCAACACCAACAAGACCGATGTCGGCAACGGCCTGGAGGTCTGGCAGGAGAGCTGGCAGCAGTGGCAGCAGCGCAGCGCGCTGAACTGA
- a CDS encoding phosphocholine-specific phospholipase C, with product MPELNRRRFLQIAGATAGASALSSSIARAAAIPAKRSSGSINDIEHVVVLMQENRSFDHYFGALKGVRGFGDPRPLVLESGKSVWHQPDGDKEVLPYHPDAENLGMQFIAGLDHDWAGGHKAWNNGKYDNWISAKTAGTMAHLTRKDIPFHYALADAFTVCDSYHCSFIGATDPNRYYMYTGHVGNDGKGGGPVLGNEEEGYDWTTYPERLEKAGISWKFYQDIGDGLDADGKWGWIDDAYRGNYGDNSLLFFNQYRNAKPGDPLFDKARTGTNAKEGDGYFDRLKADVKADKLPQISWVAAPEAFSEHPNWPSNYGAWYVSQVLDALTSNPEVWSKTALFITYDENDGYFDHVLPPFPPASADQGLSTVDTALDSFGGNAKYSAGPYGLGQRVPMLVVSPWSTGGFVCSEVFDHTSIIRFMERRFGVHEPNISPWRRAICGDLTSAFDFGLENTKPAALPATDGFQPPDKERHDSYVPKPPANPVLPKQEPGSRPARPLPYEPLVDGSATPSTGRFTLTFKSGDKAGACFTVTAGNRTDGPWTYTTEAGKKISDTWNTSYSKDVYDLSVYGPNGFLRTFKGNGKKTGPEVTARHDKTAGRVELTLTNPGKTDCHLTVTQAYGGPAETYPVRAGATVKKSIDLRASKRWYDLSVTSDTDPAFLRRFAGHVETGEPGVSDPAIITG from the coding sequence ATGCCTGAATTGAATCGGCGGCGTTTCCTCCAGATCGCCGGTGCCACCGCCGGCGCGTCGGCCCTGTCGAGCAGCATCGCCCGCGCCGCAGCCATCCCCGCCAAGCGGAGCTCCGGATCCATCAACGACATCGAGCATGTTGTCGTCCTGATGCAGGAGAACCGTTCCTTCGACCACTACTTCGGCGCGCTGAAGGGCGTACGCGGCTTCGGTGACCCGCGTCCGCTCGTCCTGGAGAGCGGCAAGTCCGTCTGGCACCAGCCGGACGGCGACAAGGAGGTGCTGCCCTACCACCCGGACGCCGAGAACCTCGGCATGCAGTTCATCGCGGGCCTCGACCACGACTGGGCGGGCGGCCACAAGGCCTGGAACAACGGCAAGTACGACAACTGGATATCGGCGAAGACCGCCGGGACGATGGCCCATCTGACGCGTAAGGACATCCCGTTCCACTACGCGCTCGCCGATGCCTTCACCGTCTGCGACTCTTACCACTGCTCGTTCATCGGGGCGACCGACCCCAACCGCTATTACATGTACACGGGTCATGTCGGCAACGACGGCAAGGGTGGCGGCCCGGTCCTCGGCAACGAGGAGGAGGGGTACGACTGGACGACGTACCCGGAGCGGCTGGAGAAGGCCGGGATCTCCTGGAAGTTCTACCAGGACATCGGTGACGGCCTGGACGCGGACGGCAAGTGGGGCTGGATCGACGACGCCTACCGCGGCAACTACGGCGACAACTCACTGCTCTTCTTCAATCAGTACCGTAACGCCAAGCCCGGCGACCCGCTCTTCGACAAGGCCCGCACCGGCACCAACGCCAAGGAGGGCGACGGCTACTTCGACCGGCTCAAGGCCGATGTGAAGGCCGACAAGCTGCCTCAGATCTCCTGGGTCGCCGCCCCCGAGGCCTTCTCCGAGCACCCCAACTGGCCCTCGAACTACGGCGCCTGGTACGTCTCCCAGGTGCTGGACGCGCTCACCTCCAACCCCGAGGTGTGGAGCAAGACCGCGCTGTTCATCACCTACGACGAGAACGACGGCTACTTCGACCACGTCCTGCCGCCCTTCCCGCCGGCCTCCGCCGACCAGGGTCTGTCGACCGTGGACACCGCGCTGGACAGCTTCGGCGGCAACGCCAAGTACTCCGCGGGTCCCTACGGCCTCGGCCAGCGCGTCCCGATGCTCGTCGTCTCTCCCTGGAGCACCGGCGGCTTCGTCTGCTCCGAGGTCTTCGACCACACCTCCATCATCCGCTTCATGGAGCGTCGCTTCGGCGTCCACGAGCCCAACATCTCGCCCTGGCGGCGCGCCATCTGCGGCGACCTGACCTCTGCCTTCGACTTCGGGCTGGAGAACACCAAGCCGGCCGCGCTGCCCGCCACCGACGGCTTCCAGCCGCCGGACAAGGAGCGGCACGACAGCTATGTGCCGAAGCCGCCGGCCAACCCCGTGCTGCCCAAGCAGGAGCCGGGCTCCCGCCCCGCCCGCCCGCTGCCGTACGAGCCGCTCGTCGACGGGTCCGCGACCCCCTCCACCGGCCGCTTCACCCTCACCTTCAAGAGCGGCGACAAGGCCGGCGCCTGCTTCACCGTCACCGCGGGCAACCGCACCGACGGCCCCTGGACATACACCACGGAGGCCGGCAAGAAGATCTCCGACACCTGGAACACGTCCTACTCCAAGGACGTCTACGACCTGTCCGTCTACGGCCCGAACGGCTTCCTGCGCACCTTCAAGGGCAACGGCAAGAAGACCGGGCCCGAGGTGACCGCCCGCCATGACAAGACGGCCGGCCGCGTCGAACTGACCCTGACCAACCCCGGCAAGACCGACTGCCATCTCACCGTCACCCAGGCCTACGGCGGCCCCGCCGAGACCTACCCGGTCCGGGCGGGCGCCACCGTCAAGAAGTCGATCGACCTGCGGGCCAGCAAGCGCTGGTACGACCTGTCGGTCACCTCCGACACCGACCCCGCCTTCCTGCGCCGGTTCGCCGGCCATGTGGAGACCGGCGAGCCGGGCGTGAGCGACCCGGCGATCATCACGGGCTGA
- a CDS encoding streptophobe family protein: protein MRGPASAGSPGPVRAHGAPPAVRAWAQALGAAVAALVTMIVVAAIGLWAAGATDLPGGAFPSVVAATVLVAAGGSVGLSGDAGVIAEANAALDVVPLSVTLAGALVLAFVFLLPLRHRAVAGTRELLARIARTAVCWLVLLLLLSLAARHSFRISVGNDLAEQIGSELGATPTVGFRADVPATLGVGLLWVLAVLALTFLVSRRAPLSPRLLHYQDSVRPPAHAMVLTLLAYAVIGLIVGIVELITKDRPSETLAVIFLGLPNVAWMALGIGTGGAWVGHVDKALGLPLPHALDQVLRTHGQRTLDLGSLAEQDRRAWLLVAVAAVVLLAAAFTAAVRSPARLPAWRHAVEMAVALALTLFVVGLLTRISAHYGLSVIGVGDLGGDLGGEVTLEPQLLRLVGVGLVWGLVTGFLGSLLARGVRHPGEVREPRGGREPDGGREPDGR, encoded by the coding sequence ATGCGAGGCCCCGCGTCAGCCGGTTCCCCGGGCCCGGTGCGTGCCCATGGCGCACCGCCCGCCGTCCGGGCCTGGGCGCAAGCGCTCGGCGCGGCCGTGGCGGCCCTCGTCACCATGATCGTGGTCGCCGCCATCGGCCTGTGGGCCGCGGGCGCCACCGACCTCCCCGGCGGGGCCTTCCCGTCCGTGGTCGCGGCCACCGTGCTCGTCGCGGCCGGCGGCTCGGTGGGGCTGTCCGGCGACGCCGGGGTCATCGCCGAGGCCAATGCCGCGCTGGACGTCGTCCCGCTGTCGGTGACCCTCGCCGGAGCGCTGGTGCTGGCCTTCGTCTTCCTGCTGCCGCTGCGGCACCGCGCGGTGGCCGGCACCCGCGAGCTGCTCGCCCGGATCGCCCGGACGGCGGTGTGCTGGCTGGTCCTTCTGCTGCTGCTGTCGCTCGCCGCCCGGCACAGTTTCCGGATCTCGGTGGGCAACGACCTCGCCGAGCAGATCGGATCCGAGCTGGGCGCCACCCCCACCGTCGGCTTCCGCGCCGATGTGCCCGCGACGCTCGGCGTCGGGCTGCTGTGGGTGCTGGCGGTGCTCGCGCTGACCTTCCTCGTCTCCCGGCGCGCCCCGCTCTCGCCCCGGCTGCTGCACTACCAGGACTCCGTACGGCCCCCCGCCCACGCGATGGTGCTGACGCTGCTCGCCTACGCCGTGATCGGGCTGATCGTCGGCATCGTCGAGCTCATCACCAAGGACCGCCCGTCCGAGACCCTCGCCGTCATCTTCCTCGGGCTGCCGAACGTGGCCTGGATGGCGCTGGGCATCGGCACCGGCGGCGCCTGGGTGGGGCATGTCGACAAGGCCCTGGGGCTGCCCCTGCCGCACGCCCTCGACCAGGTGCTCCGCACCCACGGACAGCGGACCCTCGACCTCGGCTCGCTCGCCGAACAGGACCGCCGGGCCTGGCTGCTGGTGGCGGTGGCGGCCGTGGTGCTGCTCGCCGCCGCCTTCACCGCGGCGGTCCGCTCCCCGGCCCGGCTGCCGGCCTGGCGGCACGCCGTCGAGATGGCCGTGGCGCTGGCGCTCACCCTGTTCGTCGTCGGACTGCTCACCCGGATCTCAGCCCACTACGGGCTCTCCGTGATCGGCGTCGGCGACCTCGGCGGCGACCTGGGCGGCGAGGTCACCCTGGAACCCCAGCTGCTCCGGCTGGTGGGTGTGGGCCTCGTCTGGGGGCTGGTCACCGGCTTCCTCGGCAGCCTGCTGGCGCGGGGCGTACGGCATCCGGGTGAGGTACGGGAGCCGCGTGGCGGGCGGGAGCCGGACGGGGGACGGGAGCCGGACGGGCGCTAG
- a CDS encoding aldo/keto reductase, with protein sequence MRYTLFGRTGLRVSELSLGAMTMGDDGGPGGAKDTSGRILDAYADAGGNFIDTANNYTGGTSERILGELLEGRRDRFVLASKYTCATHKGDVNAAGNHRKNLVRSVEASLDRLRTDHLDVLWVHARDNFTPVEEVMRALDDLVRSGKVLYIGVSDWPAWEIAQANTLAELRGWTAFAGSQLRYNLLERTPERELLPQARAFDLAVLAWAPLAAGKLTGKYRRGETGRLAAVDDGGTPDHREEETLTAVLEVAEQGGWSPAQVALAWLRSRPGNIIPIVAATKESQLRDNLGAVDVTLDADALDRLDRTSAVPLGFPHDFLRQPGIIENVYGDRWAEIEDRRSTYRRTASEIR encoded by the coding sequence GTGCGCTACACACTGTTCGGCAGGACCGGTCTGCGGGTGAGTGAGCTGAGTCTGGGCGCCATGACCATGGGCGACGACGGGGGCCCGGGCGGCGCCAAGGACACCAGCGGCCGGATCCTGGACGCCTACGCGGACGCGGGCGGCAACTTCATCGACACCGCGAACAACTACACCGGCGGCACCTCCGAGCGGATCCTCGGTGAGCTGCTGGAAGGCCGCCGGGACCGCTTCGTTCTGGCGAGCAAATACACCTGTGCGACCCACAAGGGCGATGTGAACGCGGCGGGCAACCACCGTAAGAACCTGGTCCGGTCGGTGGAGGCGAGCCTGGACCGGCTGCGGACCGACCATCTCGATGTGCTGTGGGTGCACGCCCGGGACAACTTCACGCCGGTGGAGGAGGTCATGCGGGCGCTCGATGACCTGGTGCGCTCGGGCAAGGTCCTCTACATCGGCGTGTCCGACTGGCCCGCCTGGGAGATCGCGCAGGCCAACACCCTTGCCGAGCTGCGCGGCTGGACCGCGTTCGCGGGCTCACAGCTGCGCTACAACCTGCTGGAGCGGACGCCGGAGCGGGAACTGCTGCCGCAGGCCCGTGCCTTCGATCTGGCCGTGCTGGCCTGGGCGCCGCTCGCGGCCGGCAAGCTCACCGGCAAGTACCGCCGCGGGGAGACCGGCCGGCTGGCCGCCGTGGACGACGGCGGCACCCCGGACCACCGCGAGGAGGAGACCCTCACCGCGGTGCTGGAGGTCGCCGAGCAGGGCGGCTGGAGCCCCGCGCAGGTGGCCCTGGCATGGCTGCGCAGCCGGCCCGGCAACATCATTCCGATCGTCGCCGCCACCAAGGAGAGCCAGCTGCGCGACAATCTCGGCGCCGTCGATGTCACCCTGGACGCCGACGCGCTGGACCGGCTCGACCGGACCAGCGCGGTGCCGCTGGGCTTCCCGCACGACTTCCTGCGGCAGCCGGGCATCATCGAGAACGTCTACGGCGACCGCTGGGCCGAGATCGAGGACCGGCGCTCCACCTACCGCCGTACGGCGAGCGAGATCCGCTGA
- the metE gene encoding 5-methyltetrahydropteroyltriglutamate--homocysteine S-methyltransferase gives MTSRSAAAAARATVHGYPRQGPNRELKKAIEGYWKGRVDADALRATAADLRRGNWQQLAAAGVHEVPTGDFSYYDHVLDTSVMVGAIPARHRAAVAVDGLDGYFAMARGTQDVAPLEMTKWFDTNYHYLVPELGPDTVFAADSSEQVAQLTEARGLGLAARPVLVGPVTYLLLAKPAPGVAAGFDPLTLLDRLLPVYAEVLADLRAAGARWVQLDEPALVQDRSPAALNAAARAYRDLGTLTDRPQLLVASYFDRLGEALPVLAKAPVEGLALDFTGPAAGNLQDLAAVGGLPGKRLVAGVVNGRNVWINHYEQSLATLGTLLGLAEQVDVSSSCSLLHVPLDTGAERDIDPQIVRWLAFARQKTTEIVTLARGLARGTGAIAAELAANRADLASRAGSTLTHDPAVRARAAAVTDADGRRSQPYAERSAAQRAHLRLPLLPTTTIGSFPQTAGLRTARADLRAGRLDTEGYEERISAEIREVLAFQEKAGIDVLVHGEPERNDMVQYFAEQLTGYLATQHGWVQSYGTRYVRPPILAGDISRPEPMTVRWTRYAQSLTERPVKGMLTGPVTMLAWSFVRDDQPLGDTARQVALALRDEVNALEAAGTSVIQVDEPALRETLPLRAAGHAAYLAWATEAFRLTTGGVRPDTQIHTHMCYAEFGDILRAIEDLDADVISLEAARSHMQVASELATAGYPREVGPGVYDIHSPRVPDVTAATALLRKGLAAIPAERLWVNPDCGLKTRGWPEVREAVENLVTAAREIRGGLPGGAS, from the coding sequence GTGACCAGCAGGTCCGCAGCCGCGGCAGCACGAGCGACCGTGCACGGCTACCCCCGTCAGGGGCCGAACCGTGAACTGAAGAAGGCCATCGAGGGCTACTGGAAGGGCCGCGTCGACGCCGACGCGCTCCGCGCCACCGCCGCCGATCTCCGCCGCGGCAATTGGCAGCAGCTCGCCGCGGCCGGCGTCCATGAGGTGCCGACCGGCGACTTCTCGTACTACGACCACGTCCTGGACACCAGCGTGATGGTCGGCGCGATCCCGGCGCGGCACCGCGCCGCGGTGGCTGTCGACGGGCTGGACGGCTATTTCGCCATGGCCCGCGGCACCCAGGACGTGGCGCCACTGGAAATGACCAAGTGGTTTGACACCAACTACCACTATCTCGTACCGGAGTTGGGGCCGGACACGGTCTTCGCCGCGGACTCCTCCGAGCAGGTCGCCCAGCTGACGGAGGCACGGGGCCTCGGGCTCGCCGCCCGGCCGGTCCTCGTCGGGCCGGTCACCTACCTCCTGCTGGCCAAGCCCGCACCCGGCGTCGCGGCCGGCTTCGATCCGCTGACACTGCTCGACCGGCTGCTGCCCGTCTACGCCGAGGTGCTCGCCGATCTGCGGGCGGCCGGCGCCCGCTGGGTGCAGCTGGACGAGCCGGCACTGGTCCAGGACCGCTCCCCCGCCGCGCTGAACGCCGCGGCCCGCGCCTACCGGGACCTCGGTACGCTCACCGACCGCCCGCAACTGCTGGTCGCCTCGTACTTCGACCGGCTGGGCGAGGCACTGCCGGTGCTGGCCAAGGCACCCGTCGAGGGCCTGGCCCTGGACTTCACCGGGCCCGCGGCCGGCAACCTCCAGGATCTCGCGGCGGTCGGCGGGCTGCCCGGCAAGCGGCTGGTCGCCGGTGTCGTCAACGGCCGCAATGTGTGGATCAACCACTACGAGCAGTCGCTGGCGACCCTGGGCACACTGCTCGGGCTGGCCGAGCAGGTCGATGTGTCGTCCTCCTGCTCGCTGCTGCACGTCCCACTGGACACCGGGGCCGAGCGGGACATCGACCCGCAGATCGTCCGCTGGCTGGCCTTCGCCCGGCAGAAGACCACGGAGATCGTGACACTGGCGCGCGGTCTGGCCCGGGGCACCGGCGCCATCGCGGCCGAACTCGCCGCCAACCGCGCGGACCTGGCCTCCCGGGCGGGCTCGACGCTCACCCATGACCCGGCGGTGCGCGCCCGCGCCGCGGCCGTCACCGACGCCGACGGCCGCCGTTCCCAGCCGTACGCCGAGCGGTCCGCCGCCCAGCGTGCGCACCTCCGGCTGCCGCTGCTGCCGACCACCACGATCGGCTCGTTCCCGCAGACCGCCGGACTGCGCACGGCGCGGGCCGATCTGCGGGCCGGACGGCTGGACACCGAGGGGTACGAGGAGCGGATCTCGGCGGAGATCCGTGAGGTGCTCGCCTTCCAGGAGAAGGCCGGGATCGACGTCCTGGTGCACGGCGAACCGGAACGCAACGACATGGTCCAGTACTTCGCCGAGCAGCTGACCGGCTACCTCGCCACCCAGCACGGCTGGGTGCAGTCCTATGGGACCCGCTATGTCCGGCCGCCGATCCTGGCCGGGGACATCTCCCGTCCCGAGCCGATGACGGTGCGCTGGACCCGCTATGCCCAGTCGCTGACCGAGCGGCCGGTCAAGGGCATGCTCACCGGCCCGGTCACCATGCTCGCCTGGTCCTTCGTCCGCGACGACCAGCCGCTGGGCGACACCGCCCGCCAGGTGGCGCTCGCGCTGCGCGACGAGGTGAACGCCCTGGAGGCGGCGGGCACCTCGGTCATCCAGGTCGATGAGCCCGCCCTGCGCGAGACGCTGCCGCTGCGCGCGGCCGGCCACGCCGCGTACCTGGCCTGGGCCACCGAGGCGTTCCGCCTCACCACCGGCGGGGTCCGTCCGGACACCCAGATCCACACCCATATGTGCTACGCGGAGTTCGGTGACATCCTCCGGGCCATCGAGGACCTCGACGCCGATGTCATCAGCCTGGAGGCGGCCCGCTCCCATATGCAGGTCGCCTCGGAGCTCGCCACGGCCGGCTATCCGCGCGAGGTGGGACCCGGGGTCTATGACATCCACTCGCCGCGCGTCCCGGACGTGACCGCGGCAACGGCCTTGCTGCGCAAGGGACTTGCCGCGATTCCCGCCGAACGGCTGTGGGTCAACCCGGACTGCGGTCTGAAGACCCGCGGCTGGCCCGAGGTGCGGGAGGCCGTGGAGAACCTGGTCACCGCGGCCCGGGAGATCCGCGGCGGTCTGCCCGGCGGAGCTTCCTGA